A section of the Streptomyces sp. NBC_01591 genome encodes:
- a CDS encoding DUF397 domain-containing protein, with product MHHVYNGMAATELRGVVWQKSRHSNSQGSCVEFAKLPDGDVAMRNSRHPDGPALVYTPAEIEALLLGVKDGEFDHLIAGG from the coding sequence GTGCACCACGTGTACAACGGCATGGCGGCCACAGAGCTTCGCGGAGTCGTCTGGCAGAAGAGCAGACACAGCAACTCCCAGGGTTCCTGCGTGGAGTTCGCGAAACTGCCCGACGGAGATGTGGCGATGCGGAATTCGCGCCACCCCGACGGGCCGGCGCTGGTCTATACGCCCGCCGAGATAGAGGCGCTGCTGCTCGGGGTGAAGGACGGGGAGTTCGACCACCTCATAGCGGGCGGCTGA